One Acidobacteriota bacterium genomic window, TAGGCGAGTGTAGGCCTGTGGCAACCGCTGGAACATTGAATTGGAGGAACCCTTTTTGGCCACACCGCCGCCCCCCGCACCGAGGCCCGCACCGCCAGCCGCGCCGGCTGCGGGACCAATGATCCTGCCGACTCATATGATCATGGGTCAAATGCTGCGTGTCTCGCCGCGCATCAGTGACTTGATTTTCTCACCCGGCCGGCCGCCCCAAGTGGAGTTGGACAACAAGCTCACCGCGGTCAAGATCGATGGTCTTCCTTTTCTGCGGCCTGAGGACACCGTGCGTATCGCCACGGACTTGATCGGCACCAACAAGTCTGCCTTTGAGAAGTTACGCACCGAGGGATCGTGCGACATCTCCTACAGCCTGGCCAAGTCGGCTCGCTTTCGCGTAAACATTTTTACGCAGCGCGGCTCGTGCGCCATTGTCATGCGCGTGATTCCCTCGGAGGTCCCCAACTTCGAGACGTTTAATCTTCCACCCACGCTACGCAACATTTGTAATTTGAAAAATGGCATTGTGCTGGTTACCGGACCCACCGGATCGGGAAAGTCCTCCACGCTTGCGGCAATTATCGATAAGATAAACAACGAGCAAGCCATCCACATTGTCACCATCGAGGATCCCATCGAGTTTCTCCACTCGCACAAGCTATCCACCATCCACCAGCGTGAGCTGCACTCGGATACGCCCAGTTTCGCTCTGGCCATGCGCGCCGCCCTGCGTCAGGCGCCCAAGATCATCATGGTGGGCGAGATGCGTGACCGCGAGACCGTGGAAATCGCGCTGGAGGCCTCCGAGACAGGCCACCTGGTTTTCTCGACGCTGCACACCACCGATGCCTCCAAGACGATCGAGCGCATCATCGGCGTGTTTCCGCTGACTGATCAGCATGTTATCCGCACACGTTTCTCGAAGATGTTTCGCTACATCGTCTCGCAGCGCCTGATGCCCAGGAAAGGCGGGGGACGCGTAGCTGCAATGGAAGTTCTGATCTCCACCATGCGCACTCGTGAATACGTGGAAAAAGGCGAGCAGGAAGGCAAGACGCTGGTGGACGCCATGGAAGATGGCACACTGGAAGGCATGCAGCACTATGACATGGTCATCGAACAGCAGATTCGCGATGGCATTATTGATATGGAGACGGGCCTGTCCTATGCCACCAACGCCGGAAATATGCGCCTGAATCTTTCCGACTTGCTCGATGATACCCAACGCGATCTAGCCAAAGCCGAGGCGGACGCCGAAGCGAGACTAAAGTCAGGCAAATCCGGCAAACAGGGTCGCGAAACTGAGTTGGAGATTGAGCGGCTCTAGGGTGGCCAGATTACACCGTGTCCGGTTTCGGACAACTATCCGTCCATTAAATACATCCGATCTGTAGACGCAGCGTTCGTTGCAGGAGGCAGTTTGCGAATTCCGTGCTGGTCCGCCATCACACATTTATTCGCAACAGGAGTTCTTGGTGGCGCCCTGCTGACTCAGGTTGGCGCCACCCAGGTGCCTTCCGCAGGAGCTGCCAGCGAGACTATTGTGGATGAGGTCAATGTCATCCGCGTCGATGTGTCGGTGGTCAACGTGTTGTGTACCGTCCGGGATCGCAAGGGCGGACTGGTGGACACCTTGGACAAAGCGGCCTTCGAGATTCGCGAGGACGGCAAGCCACAGCAGATCGTTTACTTTTCCCGCGAGAATAACATTCCCCTCACCGTGGGGCTGCTCTTTGATTCCAGCGTCAGCCAGGAGCGTCTGATTCCCGCCGAGCGTGAGGCCTCGGAGCTATTCTTCAACACTTTCCTTCAACCGCACGATGCGGCGTTTCTCATCGGGTTCGATGCCTCTGTTGAACTGCTTCAGGATGTATCCAGCAGCAAGGACGATCTGCGCGATGGTCTTGGGCACATTCGCGTGCATGGCGGGTCCCCTGCCGGCCTCGGACCGTTTCCTAGCATCAGTATCGGCGGAACGCACCTGTTCGACGCAGTTTTTCTGGCGGCTGAAGATGTGATCGCGCGCGAGGCCGGTCGTAAGGCGCTGATCCTGATAACGGACGGCCAGGATCAGGGCAGTAAAGTATCGCTCGACCGCGCCCTCCGGGCCGCGCATGAAGCCGATGCGATCATCTATGGAATTTTATTTGTGGATCAGTCGTTCTACGGTTCGCGCGGCATGGGTGCAGGTTACAGCGGCGATAGCACTCTCCGCAAAATGGCGGAGCAGACCGGTGGCAGAGTGTTCCGCGCGGATAATGATACCGAACTCAACCGAGCATTTAATGAAATTTCCCAGGAGCTGAGGACGCTGTACAGCATCGGCTATTCGCCCACCAACTCCGCCCAGGATGGCAGTTTCCGCAAAATCGATGTCCGCACGAAGACCGGCGGCATGAAGGTCCAGGCCCGCAAAGGCTACTACGCGCTTGATGGAAGCGAGCTGCGCTAGGGTATCCGGCTCTGTAAAAGTCAGCGCTCCACAGCCAAGGCAAAAGCATTGCCCCCGCCCAGGCACAGTGCAGCGATGCCGCGCCGAGCCTGCCGCCGCTCCATCTCGTAAAGCAGAGTGGTCAGAATACGTGCGCCGCTGGCTCCAATCGGGTGGCCTAGCGCGACAGCTCCACCATTGACGTTCACTCGTTCCGGGTCCAGATCGAGTTCACGAATGAGTGCCACCGACTGCACGGAGAAGGCCTCGTTTAGTTCGTATAGATCCACTTCATTCCGCATCCAGCCGGTCTTCCTGAGAATTTTTTCGATAGCCACAACCGGGGCCATCATCACCATCATCGGTTCGATACCGCTGGCAGCCTGCGCTACCACGCGCGCCAATGGGCGTAATCCATGTTTCTCCGCCAAGGACTGCGAGGTCACCACCAGCGCCGCCGCACCATCGTTCATGCCGGAAGCATTGGCGGCCGTAACGGTGCCGTCTCTTTGGAAGACAGGCTGCAAGGCGCGCATGGCCTCCAGACTCACATCCGCGCGCGGGGATTCATCGCGATCCACTGTCTTGGGCACTCCTTTCTTGGATGGGAGCGGTACGGAAAGAATCTCCGCGTGGAAGCGTCCGGCATCAATCGCGGCCATTGCTTTGCGATGACTGTGGAACGCGTACTGATCCTGCTGCTCGCGCGTAATGCCGTACTTCTCCGCGACGGCCTCTCCGGTGCAGCCCATGTGACAGTTGTGAAAAGCATCGGTTAGCCCGTCGAAGACCACTGAGTCGATCATTTCGCCGTGGCCGAGCCGGTAGCCGTCGCGCATCTTGCGCAGCAGAAGAGGCGCGTTGGACATGGACTCCATGCCGCCGGCGACGATCATCTCACTGTCGCCGCATTGGATCGCCTGCGCGGCCAGCCCAACGGCCTTCAAACTCGACCCGCAGACTTTATTGATGGTCATCGCCGCCGCTTTGTCCGGGATGCCGCCGTGCCGCGCCGTCTGCCGCGCCGGATTCTGTCCCAGCCCAGCCGAGATCACATTGCCCATGATCACTTCCTCGATCAGCTCCGGGGGCACACCCGCGCGCGTTACAGCCTCGCGCACCACCAGCGCGCCCAGCTCCGTGGCGGACAGCTCAGCCAAAGCGCCAAGAAATTTTCCCACCGGCGTGCGCACGGCGCTCAATATTACCGGTTGATCATTCATGATGGGAACCTCTTCAGAGCAGTCTTCGCCGTCCATATTAACATTTCAGATGACGGCTGCGGGTCACAGCAGAATTTTTAACTCGAGTGGCTGGAGTGAAGCTTGGGGACATGGTAATATGGTTGGCAGGTAGAGTAGTTACAACCAATGTGGGCGGCTAGCTCAGCTGGGAGAGCGCTGCGTTCGCAATGCAGAGGCCGCCGGTTCGATCCCGGCGCCGTCCACCATATTCTTCAATAACTTCCGGGATAACCGTTTCCGTGAAAACTCCATTTGTGTCGTGCTTTGTGTCATAACCTACTGGCTCATCCTTGGGTTGGGCCGCTGGCGTGCGGTTCAGGGAGTCCAGGGCGCGGCGCTTCGCGTCCAGCCGAACGTGCGAATAATGCTCCAGCATCTTCCGGGAGACGTGGCCAGCGATGGACATGATTACAGTCTCCGGGGTCTCCGATTCAGCAAGCTCGGTGATCGAATGATGGCGCAGATCGTGGAAGCGAAAGCCGGGAATACCGGCTAGCTTGGTGATCCGCCTCCAGGCCGAGCGCCAGCCATGTGCTGGCTTTGTCGGATCAACGTGTCCCGTCTCGCAGGCTGGAAAGGCGAAGTGATCCGGCTCTGTTGAGCCAAGTTGTTTACCGCGCTCGCGCAACTCCATCATTGCCTGCCACGCCTCGTGGTTGAGCGGTATGACGCGCTCGCCCGCCTCCGTCTTGCTATGGCGGATCGTGAGCGTCTTCTCGAAGAAGTTAATATCCCGCCACTGAAGGCCCTTAATCTCGCAACCGCGCATGGTGGTATTCAATGCCAGAGTCATCGCCAGCCGCGCGCCCTGCCAGCCTTCCTGGGACGCAGCGGACTTCTGTAGCTTGATCTTTTCCCCGTGGCTTAGAGAACGAGAACTCCAGCGATGCAAGCCGGACTCGTCACAAAGCGACTAACCTTCCGCGATGTATTCATGTCCGTATCGCTTTTCTTGCGCTTAACGCTGATCATTTTCCATGTCATCTGGGAGAGGGAATCTTACCCAGGGGAAATTCCGCCGATTTCTATTGCAGCCTAACAACACTGGATGGCGGAAGCACCCGGTCGGTGATGATCGCCAATTCGCGCGGCGCTGCGTTGCCCGTCTCGGCGGCGGTCATCACCTCACATCGGTAAAAATCCGCTTGGATTTCTTGAAAATATTCGCCCGCCGGATTCGCGGAATTCGCGGCGGTGACCAAATCATCTACTTCTCAGGTTTTTTCCACTCCCGCGGAACTTGCGGTTTCCGCGGTCAAGCGTATTACCAGGTGCTGGCTCCGACGGGTTGCGCGCCGATTTCCTGGGCCAGCGCGGAAACCAGATGCACCGTTTTTCCGCCCACCACGGTCATCAGAACTTTGGTATTGGGAATGTCGTTCTCGGGGATCGCGAGGAAGTCGCGGTCGAGCACAATGAAGTCCGCGTACTTTCCCGCCTCCAGCGTTCCCAGGACTTTCTCCCTCAGCAGATAGTAGCCGCCCCAGCGGGTCAGCGCCTTCAACTGCGTAACCCGATCGGTTCGCTCCGCCGGGCCATAAACTTTCTGGTCCTTGTCATTGAAGCGGGTCATGCCTCGATTGATGAAGAAGAAGACCTTCTCCGGAATCCAGCGGTCAATCTCAAAGGTGTGCATCACCCCGGCATCGTTCACGCTTTTTCTGGGGACGGTCCAATTGGCGTACTCCACTCCGTAATTGCGCACGCGGAAGGTCATGTCGTAATCGGTGCGATCCTCCCACAGCACGGTGTTGATCATGCTGGTCATCATGCCCAGATTCTTGAGGACCGGAATCTGGTCCGGGCGCGGCGCGCCGGAGGAGTGGTCGAAGGCGTGGCGCTTGGCGCGGATGTCGTCCAGCGACATGCCGGCCTCCTTGCTGGCCTTCACGATCGAGTCCATGAAGTAGTCAATGTCCTTGTC contains:
- a CDS encoding PilT/PilU family type 4a pilus ATPase, whose translation is MILPTHMIMGQMLRVSPRISDLIFSPGRPPQVELDNKLTAVKIDGLPFLRPEDTVRIATDLIGTNKSAFEKLRTEGSCDISYSLAKSARFRVNIFTQRGSCAIVMRVIPSEVPNFETFNLPPTLRNICNLKNGIVLVTGPTGSGKSSTLAAIIDKINNEQAIHIVTIEDPIEFLHSHKLSTIHQRELHSDTPSFALAMRAALRQAPKIIMVGEMRDRETVEIALEASETGHLVFSTLHTTDASKTIERIIGVFPLTDQHVIRTRFSKMFRYIVSQRLMPRKGGGRVAAMEVLISTMRTREYVEKGEQEGKTLVDAMEDGTLEGMQHYDMVIEQQIRDGIIDMETGLSYATNAGNMRLNLSDLLDDTQRDLAKAEADAEARLKSGKSGKQGRETELEIERL
- a CDS encoding VWA domain-containing protein: MTPCPVSDNYPSIKYIRSVDAAFVAGGSLRIPCWSAITHLFATGVLGGALLTQVGATQVPSAGAASETIVDEVNVIRVDVSVVNVLCTVRDRKGGLVDTLDKAAFEIREDGKPQQIVYFSRENNIPLTVGLLFDSSVSQERLIPAEREASELFFNTFLQPHDAAFLIGFDASVELLQDVSSSKDDLRDGLGHIRVHGGSPAGLGPFPSISIGGTHLFDAVFLAAEDVIAREAGRKALILITDGQDQGSKVSLDRALRAAHEADAIIYGILFVDQSFYGSRGMGAGYSGDSTLRKMAEQTGGRVFRADNDTELNRAFNEISQELRTLYSIGYSPTNSAQDGSFRKIDVRTKTGGMKVQARKGYYALDGSELR
- a CDS encoding acetyl-CoA C-acetyltransferase produces the protein MNDQPVILSAVRTPVGKFLGALAELSATELGALVVREAVTRAGVPPELIEEVIMGNVISAGLGQNPARQTARHGGIPDKAAAMTINKVCGSSLKAVGLAAQAIQCGDSEMIVAGGMESMSNAPLLLRKMRDGYRLGHGEMIDSVVFDGLTDAFHNCHMGCTGEAVAEKYGITREQQDQYAFHSHRKAMAAIDAGRFHAEILSVPLPSKKGVPKTVDRDESPRADVSLEAMRALQPVFQRDGTVTAANASGMNDGAAALVVTSQSLAEKHGLRPLARVVAQAASGIEPMMVMMAPVVAIEKILRKTGWMRNEVDLYELNEAFSVQSVALIRELDLDPERVNVNGGAVALGHPIGASGARILTTLLYEMERRQARRGIAALCLGGGNAFALAVER